In Methanobrevibacter sp. TMH8, the sequence TTATATTAGATAATAATAAATATATTAATAAGTTATTGTTAAATTTATTAATACAATTTAACAGTTTATTATAAAATTATAATCTTATTAAACTATTATAAAACATTATATTTATTATCTTATTATAAATTAATATCTTATATTATATTTAATAAAATATTCATAGATATGAACGAATTTGAAGGAATTATCATGAAGAAATCTCCAAAAAATAACCTAATATATCTAAGAGGACATCATCTTCTTTGCTTACAAGGATATCAAGGATATGGTTATGATGAAAAATTCAAAAAAAATATGGATAATATTTTTCATCAATTAAATATTGATAATATATATAATGCAAATAATAGGGATAAGGATAATAAGGATAATATAGACAACAATAATACTAATATAAATAATTACAATAATGTGATTATATTAACTGATTATCCAGATGATTTATGTGTTTGTTGTCCAAAATTGAAAAATAATCAATGTTCAGGAGAATTAGAGAATCTAAAACAAACTAAAGAAAACATTGAAAAGATAAAAACTAATAATGAAAAAATTGTTAAAATGGATCAAAAAGTTTTAAATGAAACTAAACTAAAAAAAAATACCGAGTATACTATTGAAGAATGTATTTTAGCTGTTAATAAAGCATTTTCTAGTTTAAAAAAAGTTAAAATAGTGTGTAAAGATTGTAGATGGGAAAATAAATGTTTATGGTTCCAATCAAGAGAATTATAAAAAATGGCATTGTTTTAGATTAATAACAGCTAATACAGACTAATACAGACTAATACAGACTGATAAAAACTGATAAAAAATTAATAAAAATCTAATAAAAATCTAATAAAAATATGAATATTTCATTTTCAAATCAATACATTTATATATAACTTTAAAGTAAATTAAAAATGCTGTAATTTTAATAAGTTGCAGTTTAAATATATAGTCCCGTAGGGTAGTGGTAATCCTTCTAGGCTTTGGACCCGGAGACGGCGGTTCGACTCCGCTCGGGACTATTAATCTTATTTTTCTTTTAAAAAAATTATTAAAGAATATCTACAATATTTTTAATAATAAATGGTATTTTATTAAATAATAAATATAATATATAAAATATAATAATTAATTATAATATTTGATATATAACAAATATAGCATGATTTTAATAAGTAATTATAATTGATATAAAAATATAGTATAATTTTTAAGTTAATTATTATTAGTATTATAAGTATTATAGTATTATTAGTAAAGAATTAACTATATATTATTCACTTATTATAATAATAAGTAGTTAATTATATAATCAGATTATATATTATTAATAATCATATCTTTAATTAATCATGAAATATGATTATATAATATATTATATTACTATACAGCTGATTTAAATATATTTTTTATATGAATAATAAACTTAATTTGAGTGTATATCATGGAAAAATTACTTATAATTGGAATAAACACTCGATCACTCTTGAATTCTGCTTCTAAACTGAATTTTTGTACATATTCTACAAGTTACTTTTTTACTGCTGATTCTAAAAGAATTTATAAAGAAAAACATGTTCTAAAGCAAATACCTGGAAAATCTTGTGGAATTTTTGAAGAAGATTATAATCCAGAAAAATTATTAGAATTATCATTAGAATTTATGGAAGAAGTAGACAAAATC encodes:
- a CDS encoding DUF1284 domain-containing protein; translation: MNEFEGIIMKKSPKNNLIYLRGHHLLCLQGYQGYGYDEKFKKNMDNIFHQLNIDNIYNANNRDKDNKDNIDNNNTNINNYNNVIILTDYPDDLCVCCPKLKNNQCSGELENLKQTKENIEKIKTNNEKIVKMDQKVLNETKLKKNTEYTIEECILAVNKAFSSLKKVKIVCKDCRWENKCLWFQSREL